One window from the genome of Eucalyptus grandis isolate ANBG69807.140 chromosome 7, ASM1654582v1, whole genome shotgun sequence encodes:
- the LOC120295729 gene encoding light-regulated protein, chloroplastic-like: MQTSVIFAAAPSLPLASIERSLGSPWKLMPRPQSSRFPLVKAHAIAPDTSTVEYNSTASVFPAEACETVGGEACNVEMYPEVKLKPEPRSSKPRTSSEPVDREYYEYDSPNTVFLGEACDDLGGEFCEAEFQRGVR, from the exons ATGCAGACATCAGTAATTTTCGCAGCAGCACCGTCTCTCCCGCTAGCGTCCATCGAAAGGTCACTTGGGTCCCCATGGAAGCTCATGCCAAGGCCACAGAGTAGTCGTTTTCCTCTCGTTAAAGCACATGCCATCGCACCCGATACGTCTACGGTCGAGTATAACTCCACCGCCTC TGTCTTTCCAGCAGAGGCTTGTGAGACGGTTGGAGGGGAGGCCTGCAATGTGGAGATGTATCCGGAAGTGAAGCTGAAACCTGAACCTCGGAGCAGCAAACCCAGGACTTCTTCGGAGCCTGTCGACCGAGAGTACTACGAGTATGATAGCCCCAATAC GGTGTTTCTAGGAGAGGCCTGTGATGATCTTGGAGGTGAATTCTGTGAGGCTGAATTTCAAAGAGGAGTGCGCTGA
- the LOC104453555 gene encoding ADP-ribosylation factor GTPase-activating protein AGD3 — MHFAKLDDSPMFRKQIQSLEEGSDSLRERCMKFYKGCRKYTEGLGEGYDGDIAFASALEGFGGGHNDPISVAFGGPVMTKFTIALREIGTYKEVLRSQVEHMLNDRLLQFVNIDLHDVKEARKRFDKASLIYDQAREKYLSLRKGTKKDVANVLEEELHSARSVFEQARFNLVTALSNVEAKKRFEFLEAVSGTMDAHLRYFKQGYELLHQMEPYINQVLTYAQQSRERSNYEQAALNERMQEYKRQIDRESRRSSNGPNGSPNGEGIQATGRSSHKMIEAVMQSAAKGKVQTIRQGYLSKRSSNLRGDWKRRFFVLDSRGMLYYYRKQCSKPSGSVSHNAGQRNSSELGSGLLSRWLSSHYHGGVHDEKSVAHHTVNLLTSTIKEDADQSDLRFCFRIISPSKSYTLQAESESDQKDWIQKITGVITSLLSSQAPERCLSAGPLGGSHHHSASESSSYESSDFDHNAAEEYTAERHLGSSHHDRLSRNLQQQRSCVKIEKPIDILQKVCGNDRCADCGAPEPDWASLNLGVLVCIECSGVHRNLGVHISKVRSLTLDVKVWEPSVISLFQSLGNAFANSVWEELLQSRSTLHHPTSLFDSNKLQMHLMAKPGTSDVISLKEKFIHAKYAEKLFVRKPRESPSFQSVAPEIWEAVCANDRKAVYRYIVTSETDINTVFQQASSSSSLTLAKVMLLQEQSNHNQSCSSERSSTSSLNLGSAGDSQRMDYFEGCTLLHLACETADIGMLELLLQYGANVNAVDSGGNMPLHRCILRGRAANAKMLLARGADPQALNDEGKTPLELAVESSFGDNEVLTLLSDTNG, encoded by the exons GCCCTGTCATGACAAAGTTTACTATTGCTTTGAGAGAGATTGGAACATACAAAGAAGTACTTCGGTCACAG GTTGAGCATATGCTAAATGACAGATTATTGCAGTTCGTCAACATTGACTTGCATGATGTCAAG GAAGCGCGCAAGCGGTTTGACAAGGCCAGCCTTATTTATGATCAG GCCCGTGAGAAGTATCTTTCATTAaggaaaggaacaaaaaaagatgtAGCGAATGTCTTAGAAGAG GAGCTTCATAGTGCACGGTCCGTATTTGAGCAAGCTCGTTTTAACCTG GTAACTGCTTTATCTAATGTCGAAGCAAAAAAGAGGTTTGAATTCTTGGAAGCAGTGAGTGGGACAATGGATGCTCATCTTCGATACTTTAAACAG GGCTATgaattgttgcatcaaatggaACCATACATAAATCAG GTATTGACCTATGCGCAACAGTCAAGAGAACGGTCCAACTATGAGCAGGCAGCTCTTAATGAAAGGATGCAGGAATATAAGCGACAGATTGATAGGGAGAGTAGGCGGTCTTCCAATGGTCCTAATGGGTCTCCCAATGGAGAGGGTATACAAGCAACTGGCAGAAGTTCCCACAAGATGATAGAGGCCGTGATGCAATCTGCTGCAAAAGGAAAG GTTCAAACCATTCGGCAAGGTTATCTCTCAAAGCGATCATCAAATTTGAGAGGTGACTGGAAGAGGAggttttttgttcttgataGCCGAGGAATGCTTTATTATTATCGCAAGCAATGCAGTAAGCCATCA GGTTCTGTCAGTCACAACGCTGGTCAGAGAAATAGTTCAGAGCTTGGGTCTGGATTGCTAAGTCGTTGGCTTTCTTCTCATTATCACGGTGGAGTCCATGATGAGAAGTCTGTTGCTCATCACACAGTGAATCTGCTTACGTCAACCATAAAAGAGGATGCCGACCAGTCTGATCTAAGGTTTTGTTTCAGGATTATTTCACCATCAAAAAGTTACACTTTGCAG GCAGAAAGTGAGTCAGATCAGAAGGACTGGATTCAAAAGATAACAGGAGTGATTACTTCATTGCTAAGTTCTCAGGCACCTGAAAGG TGTCTTTCTGCTGGACCTTTGGGAGGTAGTCATCATCATTCTGCCAGTGAGAGTAGCTCTTATGAAAGTTCTGACTTTGATCACAATGCTGCTGAAGAATACACAGCAGAGAGACATCTTGGTTCTTCTCATCACGACCGCTTGTCGAGGAACTTACAACAGCAACGATCCTGTGTCAAAATTGAGAAGCCCATTGATATATTGCAAAAAGTGTGTGGCAATGATAGATGTGCTGATTGTGGAGCTCCTGAACCAGACTGGGCATCCTTGAATCTTGGCGTTCTTGTTTGCATTGAGTGTTCTGGTGTTCATCGGAACCTCGGGGTCCACATATCAAAG GTGAGGTCACTTACACTTGATGTCAAAGTATGGGAGCCTTCAGTTATAAGTTTGTTTCAGTCTCTGGGCAATGCCTTTGCTAACTCCGTTTGGGAGGAACTCTTGCAATCAAGAAGCACTTTGCATCATCCAACAAG CTTATTTGATTCCAACAAGCTGCAGATGCATCTTATGGCCAAGCCCGGTACCTCTGATGTTATATCATTGAAGGAGAAATTTATCCATGCAAAG TATGCAGAAAAGCTCTTTGTCCGCAAGCCCAGGGAGAGTCCAAGTTTTCAATCAGTGGCGCCAGAGATCTGGGAGGCTGTCTGTGCCAATGACAGGAAAGCAGTATACCGGTACATTGTTACTTCTGAAACAGATATCAATACTGTGTTTCAGCAAGCATCAAGCAGCTCTTCTTTGACTCTTGCAAAAGTGATGCTATTGCAAGAACAGTCAAATCACAACCAAAGCTGTAGCTCAGAGAGATCCTCAACGAGCTCCTTGAATCTTGGAAGTGCTGGTGACAGCCAAAGGATGGATTATTTTGAAGGATGTACTCTACTTCACCTTGCATGTGAAACTGCTGATATTGGCATGCTGGAGCTCCTTCTACAATATGGTGCAAATGTTAATGCTGTTGATTCAGGAGGGAATATGCCGCTCCACCGTTGTATTTTAAGAGGCAGAGCTGCCAATGCCAAGATGCTTCTTGCAAG GGGGGCAGATCCACAGGCACTAAATGACGAAGGAAAAACTCCCCTGGAGCTTGCAGTGGAGTCGAGTTTCGGAGACAATGAGGTTCTCACTCTATTGTCGGATACAAATGGATGA
- the LOC120285991 gene encoding uncharacterized protein LOC120285991 encodes MASNVRRFFCMNDAASSATESHPITLLSGPPSCGKTSLLFQFAYNRALRSDSDDVPAVVFICNRRRLEAKSPYLSQGIDPSSGVFGRIQMKYVEDDGAVKKYFAAFHLHESFPAAVIVDDFGELFDERNCQEKYANPRGRDLAMVRTLALCHNAVMHARKQSHCEILLADTHHGDSPRLLYIYKRWISSIFTVKGDGCGSFLLSSSSKAGNGDSISRESAKYSIALQYLLLEALDDDSEQ; translated from the exons ATGGCTTCGAACGTGAGGAGGTTCTTCTGCATGAACGATGCTGCCTCCTCCGCTACTGAATCTCATCCCATCACGCTTCTCTCGGGTCCTCCTTCCTG CGGGAAAACTTCTTTGCTGTTCCAGTTCGCTTATAACCGCGCCCTGCGGAGCGATTCCGACGATGTCCCTGCTGTTGTCTTCATATGCAACCGTCGGAGATTGGAAGCTAAATCCCCTTATCTCTCTCAG GGCATTGATCCGTCGTCCGGCGTGTTTGGGCGTATACAAATGAA ATATGTTGAGGATGATGGAGCGGTTAAGAAGTATTTTGCGGCCTTTCACCTGCACGAGTCGTTTCCAGCTGCTGTTATCGTCGATGATTTTGGCGAACTGTTCGATGAGAG GAATTGCCAAGAGAAATATGCTAATCCTCGGGGGCGAGACCTTGCAATGGTCCGAACTTTGGCTTTGTGTCACAATGCTGTAATGCATGCTCG CAAgcaaagccattgcgagattCTGCTGGCTGATACACATCATGGAGACTCCCCTCGGTTGTTATATATCTATAAGAGATGGATTTCATCCATTTTCACAGTAAAAG GTGATGGCTGTGGGTCGTTTCTTCTCAGCAGCAGTAGCAAAGCAGGAAATGGCGACTCCATTAGTAGAGAAAGTGCAAAGTACTCTATAGCTCTTCAGTATTTGCTCCTGGAGGCATTAGATGATGACTCTGAGCAGTGA